The following proteins are co-located in the Neofelis nebulosa isolate mNeoNeb1 chromosome 18, mNeoNeb1.pri, whole genome shotgun sequence genome:
- the ARPC1B gene encoding actin-related protein 2/3 complex subunit 1B, with protein sequence MAYHSFLVEPISCHAWNKDRTQIAICPNNHEVHIYEKSGAKWVKVHELKEHNGQVTGIDWAPESNRIVTCGTDRNAYVWTLKGRTWKPTLVILRINRAARCVRWAPNENKFAVGSGSRVISICYFEQENDWWVCKHIKKPIRSTVLSLDWHPNNVLLAAGSCDFKCRIFSAYIKEVEERPAPTPWGSKMPFGELMFESSSSCGWVHGVCFSASGSRVAWVSHDSTVCLADADKKMAVATLASETLPLLALTFITENSLVAAGHDCFPVLFTYDSATGTLSFGGRLDVPKQSSQRGLTARERFQNLDKKASSEGGAAAGSGLDSLHKNSVSQISVLTGGKAKCSQFCTTGMDGGMSIWDVKSLESALKDLKIK encoded by the exons ATGGCTTACCACAGCTTCCTCGTGGAGCCCATCAGCTGTCATGCCTGGAACAAGGACCGCACCC AGATTGCCATCTGCCCCAACAACCACGAGGTACACATCTATGAGAAGAGCGGGGCCAAGTGGGTCAAGGTGCACGAGCTCAAGGAGCACAATGGACAGGTGACAG gCATCGACTGGGCCCCCGAGAGTAACCGGATTGTGACCTGTGGCACAGACCGCAACGCCTATGTGTGGACGCTGAAGGGCCGCACGTGGAAGCCCACGCTGGTCATCCTGCGGATCAACCGGGCTGCTCGTTGTGTGCGCTGGGCCCCCAACGAGAACAAGTTCGCTGTGGGGAGTGGTTCACGTGTCATCTCCATCTGCTATTTTGAGCAGGAAAATGACTG GTGGGTGTGCAAGCACATCAAGAAGCCCATCCGCTCCACGGTCCTCAGCCTGGACTGGCACCCCAACAACGTGCTCCTGGCCGCAGGCTCCTGTGACTTCAAGTGCCG GATCTTCTCAGCCTACATCAAGGAGGTAGAGGAGCGTCCAGCACCCACCCCGTGGGGCTCCAAGATGCCATTTGGGGAGCTCATGTTTGAGTCCAGCAGTAGCTGTGGCTGGGTGCATGGCGTCTGCTTTTCAGCCAGTGGCAGCCGCGTGGCCTGGGTCAGCCACGACAGCACTGTGTGCCTGGCCGATGCCGACAAGAAAATGGC cgtGGCAACTCTGGCCTCTGAAACGCTGCCGCTGCTGGCCCTGACCTTCATCACTGAGAACAGTCTGGTGGCAGcg GGCCACGACTGTTTCCCGGTGCTGTTTACCTACGACAGCGCCACGGGGACGCTAAGCTTCGGTGGGCGGCTGGATGTGCCCAAGCAAAGCTCGCAGCGTGGCTTGACGGCCCGCGAGCGCTTCCAGAACCTGGACAAGAAGGCGAGCTCAGAGGGCGGTGCAGCCGCAGGCTCGGGCCTGGACTCGCTGCACAAGAACAGTGTGAG CCAGATCTCAGTGCTCACCGGAGGAAAGGCCAAGTGCTCCCAGTTCTGCACCACGGGCATGGATGGCGGCATGAGCATCTGGGACGTGAAG AGCTTGGAATCAGCCTTGAAGGACCTCAAGATCAAATGA